The stretch of DNA TTAAAGCTTTAAGGTGTGATATGAATCTGAGCATGCGTGTAGTTCTATAAAGCGATGCACGGTGCCCATTCTCCTGAGGTGCACTCCTTGCTGCCCCCATTACTACTCTGTAGCCTCCTCGAGGACAGGAGCTGAGTCTTTGTTtctccagtgcctggcacgttCCCTGGCATACAGTTCCTGGTACTCAAAAAGTCCGTGTAGAATTACTGAATGTTCTCAGCACTGTTCTTAAACTGCTGTTTCTAGTGCTCACTGTTAACTCCCATATGGCTCTCAGAGCGCAAAGTGCTTCTTCTTCTGCTCCTGGATTGCCTGGTCCtgattcagtattttttctttcttttatctctggCAGCATCTGCTTTGCATCAGGCCCCATTCTATGATGAGATACAGAGGGAGGAAGGTGAGAGATGTGACAATTGTTAGAAGTACAGAGacgctggggcgcctgggtggctcagttggttaagcatccgatttcagctcaggtcacgatcttacagtctgtgggttcaagccccatgtcaggctctgggctgacagctcagagcctggagcctgtttcagattctgtgcttccctctcactctgcccctcttccacttgctctctgattctctctctttcaaaataaaataaagacattaaaaaaaagtagagatgtTTAGTGTGAGGAAGCAATATGAAAAGATGACCATGAGGCCCGCGGAGAAGGCAGGCACTGGTGCAGAaagcccccgccccctccacgtGCAGATCACCGACCATCACCTTCTCCCCAATAACCCAATGGAGGAGCCAATTATACCTTTGATCTTCCCTCTAGAAGCACTGAGTTTGACAACGCATATGACATATCAGTAAAATTTGGGGTGCAGAGTGTCCAGTAAGCACGGCATGCTAGGACATCCTCTCTGAAGTAAAAGACAAATTATTATAACTTGCCTCTCCCACTATGAGGAGGGAAGCACGATGGCTAACAGGCCTTTTTGGATTTTGAAGGGAGCATATTTCACACCTAAAAATACTGCTCTCAGCTATTATACTGGGTGACATAAAAAGGTGCCAGTTTGGGTGAGGCACAAGCGGGAAAGGGCTCTATGGCACATCCACATTGTGGTAAAAGCAGGTCTGTCACTTGGGTCACCTAACCGAGCCGACTCTATGATTTTGGAGTGATtggtggaggaaaaaaatgcagaGGAGATTAAAGCAAAACCACAGTATATAtactcttcatttttctctgctcATTTTATTGAATAACTGTATAAAAACCATGTACAGTGCattattggagaaaatattttatttttcagatgtatAATGGATTCTTTGTTCCTCaattatttctgtaatattttgcctttttattaaaactacatatatattCTAATACTCTTCATCTTTTCTCAAAGACTGTGGTATAATTGTGATTATCCTTAGCAACCAACGTCTATTTCCAGAGATTTAAActtgatgtggagaaaaatgcCATGTCAAGTCCTTTGTACCTTATTTGGTGCTGAGGCTGAACTGGTGTATTGGTTTGTTCTAGGATCCAGAGTCTATGCTAAGCTTTAAAGCAAACTGAAATCCTCAGGCTGGTCTCAGCCGCTTGAGGAACTTTTGGATGGGGTCCCTGATCTGCTCTGCACAGGTCAGTTCCTCACTGAGCCAGGCTGGAGTATCTGGAACAGAGGCCTGAGGGGTTCACTGCATCTAGGCATTTGTTCTGGGTGGCAGGTGGGGAGAGCCTGGTTTCTTATGTCAGATTTCTGTTGGTAATCATTTCTCCATAAGAATAAAGAGCAAATGAGTAGCTCTGGGTGCTTGATGATGCCAAGATTTTGCTCTCAGTTAACTATCTCTCACTGTTTCTAAGACCAATGACAAAGAAGACAAGGGCTGCATTCACTGTGAGCAAAAGTAGCAAAAGTGACCGTGGCCACTGTGACTGTGGCACAAATGGGGACTGGACTCTTGGAAGGTCTCCCAGGCTGGAATTATTTTAAGCAGCCAGTAGAGAGCTTGAATTTGGACCTATTTTGTTTGGATCTATCCTACTGTTCTCCATTGTCCactgactttaatttttatactcAGAAACAGTCTCCATTTCTATCATAGTACCTTCATAAAATCTAAGACTGTACCCAAACTTCCCATTAGAATGTCCACTatgagttaaaattaaataactaaaataaataatgggtAGCTACTGAGATTTTTTTAGGTAGTAAAAAGATATGACCTCAGTGTTTCTTCTTAGCCTAATGCTGACCTCTCAAACGTGGGAAAATTCCAATTTAGGGGGAAGGTTTGGAATCCCACATACAAATATAACAGACATCAACACAcagaaaattcttaaatacaaaggaaattcAAGTGACTATATCCTTGCTGACGATATAACACAAATGAAACTTCCATGAACATTTTAGCACAAATTGCAACTCATGTCTAGTTAACACACGGAAACAACTGATCCTCAAATCCTAACTACTAGCGCATAGATATCTGAGTAGGTTTGGATATGTACATGTGCTTAAAAGTAGAGTTTGGCTTTCAACTAGTACTTTTAATTCTAATCCACAGGtaatgactcttaatttcagttgtttttaGTAAGAAATTAGGAGAAAAGCTAGATTTCTGACACTTGGATCAGAAGACAGCTAAGCGTCATTCTTTCGTATATTCAGTAAGAAGCTATTCTAAAGCTGCTGCTTTACTtagctatttctttaaataaaagcctTTGGATAGTAATCTACTCTCCTAACTATAGGAAAATATTCTAAGCCTTCCTCCAGTTCTTATTACACCTGGATGGGTCATAGTTTTCTAATGATTTCacctatattttgtattttagaaatgttgGCAATATTACTTTCTATAAAATACaaaggagctttaaaaatattcagctaGTAATAGCATTTAGATTTTGAAGGGATTCCTttataatgaaacaaaatgttcAGAACCACTGTCAGCaaccaaccatttaaaaatcagatttacGACCCTTGTTTTTTTGGCATTTTAGACCTCTGCCGGTTATATGGAAGTACTCCTAGCCaagaaggcagaggggaggaCGTGTGTACTGAAAACCACGACCTCATCAGAGGTCTTCCCAGCTTGGCTCTGAGCAACTTTTAACAGCCCACAGATCTGCACCAAGTGCTATTCTCAAGGTTGGCACTAGGGGATGGCGGGTCATCTTTTGGTATTATTGGTAACAAATAATAAACCCTTGGGTTGGATCCAAGGGGGCCATGTGTTATAAATGAATTCTGCTTTGTagtaaaacacatttaaagtaCAATTCATTGTACTTATCATAAAGCATACATAAGTAAACGTACTCCTTTGAAGCCAAAACTCTGATACTGCCGAAGCAGGGCCCGATTCCTACTACCCCTATTGAATGGGACTAATTTGATATCATGTCCTAAGTCCTGTGGAATCTTTTTAAGCTTTTAACATCTTACAATAGTAAACTGGCACTAGTTTAGGTCTTTAAGAACATAATTGTCACATATCACACAAAAACATGATAATTAGCACAAATGTCTGCAAATCTTCGAAACAACTAAATGTATAATGCTACAGAAGATCCAAAGAAGCACTCTAACTGatgaatattatttaataatggtaaatgagaattattttctaaaaaactgTACCAATGTTAACTTTAGGCAGAATATAACATGGAATTACTTCATGAAATATAGTCTCTTTCTATGCTCTCCTGACAACACTCCCAACAGAAAGCTTCCAGTCTATTTGCTGTTTCTTGGCTGATGAGACATTCGTCTTTTAATTCCCTGATTGTCTTCCTCAATGATTTTTGGAAACGTTTTTCTCGGTCTAAAACATTCCGCAGACTTTTCTTGGTATCCTCTAGCTCGCTGATCACATGATCTAATTTATGTTTAAGTTTCTTTGGACTGTCCATTACACTGTAGCTATGTTCCTAAAAACATAAACACCAAGTTATTAAACTGGAGAGACAGGTAGTTAGATAAAAGCTTTTAGCTAGGCCTCAGTTGTTTTTTACGATGCTTGGAGATCTTTAAGTTGGCGATACTTAGAAGTTTACAGACCATAGGAAGAGGATGGGAGTGGTGCCCAGAGCCTCCCCTTCTTATCGAAGGCTGTCTGTAACACGAGGGGTACAAGATCTGCCACGGGGACGCACTGCTTACTGGTGGTATCTTCTATGAACGTGACACTTGTAATGACTACTCAGCTTTCGTTCCCTAGGCGGGGCACAGCTAAGTTTAAGTTTTACCTATCAAAAAAATCTTGCATTGTTAAACTCTTaatgattttattgtattttgctaaatatttcattttaaaggtgaTGACAGAAAAGGAGCACTGGAGCAGGTCCTCAGTTTAGAGACGACCCAGGTTTGGGTTTTTagagacagaatttttttttattttttatttatttaaaaaaatttttcttttttacagtttttgtatcttttttttccataatattttattgtcaaattgttttccatataacacccagtactcttccccttaagtgccctccaccatcaccaccacctcttttcccccctcccccttccccttcaactctcagttcNNNNNNNNNNNNNNNNNNNNNNNNNNNNNNNNNNNNNNNNNNNNNNNNNNNNNNNNNNNNNNNNNNNNNNNNNNNNNNNNNNNNNNNNNNNNNNNNNNNNtgaggtggtatctcagtgtggttttgatttgtgtttccctgatgatgagtgatgttgagcatcgttttatgtgtctgtaggccatcagaattttttttaatagcttattgtcaaattggtttccatacaacacccagtgctcttccccacaagtgccctcctccatcaccaccaccccgcTTCTCCCTACCTATCCcccttaagccctcagtttgttttcagtattcaatagtctctcatgttttgcgtccctctctctccccaactctctttcccccttcccctccccctggtcctctgttaggtttctcctcttagacctatgagtagaGACAGAATTTAAGCTCTCTCAATGTTTATTATGGTTATGCTTAAGTTTACtgggtacattttttttcaactgaaaatAGGGAAAGTAACACTGACAGACCTTAAAAAGgcactataaaataattttgaaaagctgTTACTCATTATTAAAATTAGTAAACAGAACTTTGCTTCTAGCCAAGATGACAGAGATTGGCTTGATTCCTATCTAAAAAAGCCAACATAGGgccaaaagacataaaaagcatTATGAAGATAACAGAGATCAGGTAAGGAAGGCAGCAATCCTGGAGAGACGCAGACTAAGAGGTGAGCCCTATGACCGACTGCCCCGGCTTACTGTCTTGGGAGAGTGGGCCTGCCTCAGTACATGGAGGGGAAACCCAGGCGGCGCTTGGCAGATTGAGAAGACTGCGTGAGGCATCCAGGAAGACCAAGAGAGAACTCTGAAGGTCCTTAGCGGCTCCCCTTCCGGTATCCAGTGCCTGCGGGTAGAAACTGCTCGAGGCTGAGGAAAGAATGACCAGAAAAGACCAGTACCCTGTGCTCAGAGGGCATGGACACTATTCCCACCCCTGCCAGATGAGACGATTTCAAGATTCACGGGGCATTGAGTAGAGCATACAAAAGGGTCTTGCCTCAGCAATGTAGAACAAATAGCCCTAAACTGAACATTCTTCTAGTCCTGCCTAATAAACAAAACCTGAAAggatcaaactgtttccaaataATTTTGTGGTATCCCAGAACAAAGCTCAGAAACACAGGCCACAAAAATATCTAGCATCCAGCAAAGTAAAATCCACAATGTGTGGCACACGGTGTTTACCAGGCATGTAAAGAACTAGGACAACAGAACCATAAATGAGTCCATGAAAAATAACCAAGAATTGACACGAAAGTTGGACTTACCAGATAAAGGAATTAAGAAGGCTATTAAAAAGTATTCTATATGTTCAAAGTTAGATAGAGATacagaagatataaaaagaatcaaaaaggaCACCTAGAGATAAAATTTGTAATGTGTGAGGTGAAAAATAAGTTGGGGGGAATTGATAGTGTATTAGTAAAAGTGAAGATACAGCAATATGAACCATCTAGAATAGActtcagagagaaaagggaattttGAAGGACaaacccagaaaaaaacccataaaattagCAGAGCATCAGTGAGCGGTAGCATGACTCAGATAGCCTAATATACATGTAATCAGAATCcctgaaggaatggaaaaaaacacTGAGGTAGAATGAAATATCTGAAGACTTCATGAccaaaatttttctgaatttgatgaaaactataaatccaCTGATAAAGCAGCTAAAAAATGCCAAGcacaagaaatatgaagaaaacgaAACTATATACATCATAATCGAATTATTCAAATGACTGGGAAAGAAAAGTTcttaagagcaaagaaaaaacGAAATGTTAGCAGATACAGAATGTACAGAGGATAGAGATGGCAGAGTTTCCATTAGAAACAATGACTATGAGAATACAGTGAAGCAACATCTCTGAAGAactaaacacaaataaaaaatctctAAAACTTTCAATCTAGTGATATCTAAtgaaaaaatctttcaaaaatgaagactaaataataacttttcagaaatatatgaaagctgaaagaattcatctCCAGCAAAGCTgcattataagaaatgttaaaatcctTCAGACAGAATGATGCTAGATGGAAATACAGACTtatacaaaggaatgaaaagcCCGGGCAATGGCCACTACACAGGTAATGTgtacagtatttttattatttatatctctTTAATTAATAATTGTCAAAAATagataatttattgttaaaaaacaaagaacaaatggaaCATGCAGGAAACTAAACAATATTAATACATTAAGTGCAAATGGtctaaataacccaattaaaaggCTGAAATTACCAggttagataaaaaaaaaaatcaggactcAAAAGTATAAGCTGCCTAAAAAACATGTACTTCAAAAAGTCCCAAATAGGTTTAAAGTAAAAGAGTAGAAG from Suricata suricatta isolate VVHF042 chromosome 1, meerkat_22Aug2017_6uvM2_HiC, whole genome shotgun sequence encodes:
- the THAP6 gene encoding THAP domain-containing protein 6 isoform X1, translated to MVKCCSAIGCASRCLPNSKLKGLTFHVFPTDENIKRKWVLAMKRLDVNAAGIWEPKKGDVLCSRHFKKTDFDRSAPNIKLKPGVIPSIFDPPSHLQGKKEKLHCRKNFTLKTLPVTNHNHQLVGASSCPEEFQSQFTFPRAVSTRRHWIPEGEPLRTFRVLSWSSWMPHAVFSICQAPPGFPLHVLRQAHSPKTEHSYSVMDSPKKLKHKLDHVISELEDTKKSLRNVLDREKRFQKSLRKTIRELKDECLISQETANRLEAFCWECCQESIERDYIS